The Procambarus clarkii isolate CNS0578487 chromosome 64, FALCON_Pclarkii_2.0, whole genome shotgun sequence genome includes a window with the following:
- the LOC123769068 gene encoding trophinin-like, translating into MDQNAFVSSLKVSEYKTAHRVKEIDQFEVRSYFLLFSWDIFRHVEPLFTWSKGSPKTFYLDLGGIDVADKGPFATYLDLGCASATYLDLGGASATYLDLGGASATYLDLGGASATYLDLGGASATYLDLGGASATYLDLGGASATYLDLGGASATYLDLGGASATYLDLGGASATYLDLGGASATYLDLGGASATYLDLGGASATYLDLGGASATYLDLGGTSATYPDLGGASATYLDLGGASATYLDLGGASATYLDHGGASATYLDHGGASATYLDLGGASATYFDLGGASATYLDLGGASATYLDLGGASATYPDLGGASATNLDLGGASANYPDL; encoded by the exons ATGGACCAAAATGCCTTCGTCTCTTCTCTCAAG GTAAGTGAATACAAAACAGCTCATCGTGTGAAAGAAATCGACCAATTCGAGGTACGTTCCTATTTCCTTCTGTTTTCATGGGATATTTTTCGCCATGTGGAGCCCCTCTTCACATGGTCAAAGGGGAGCCCCAAGACATTTTACCTTGATCTTGGAGGCATTGACGTCGCGGACAAAG GCCCTTTCGCCACCTACCTTGATCTTGGATGCGCTTCCGCCACCTACCTTGATCTTGGAGGCGCTTCCGCCACCTACCTTGATCTTGGAGGCGCTTCCGCCACCTACCTTGATCTTGGAGGCGCTTCCGCCACCTACCTTGATCTTGGAGGCGCTTCCGCCACCTACCTTGATCTTGGAGGCGCTTCCGCCACCTACCTTGATCTTGGAGGCGCTTCCGCCACCTACCTTGATCTTGGAGGCGCTTCCGCCACCTACCTTGATCTTGGAGGCGCTTCCGCCACCTACCTTGATCTTGGAGGCGCTTCCGCCACCTACCTTGATCTTGGAGGCGCTTCCGCCACCTACCTTGATCTTGGAGGCGCTTCCGCCACCTACCTTGATCTTGGAGGCGCTTCCGCCACGTACCTTGATCTTGGAGGCGCTTCCGCCACCTACCTTGATCTTGGAGGCACTTCTGCCACTTACCCGGATCTTGGAGGCGCTTCCGCCACCTACCTTGATCTTGGAGGCGCTTCCGCCACCTACCTTGATCTTGGAGGCGCTTCCGCCACCTACCTTGATCATGGAGGCGCTTCCGCCACCTACCTTGATCATGGAGGCGCTTCTGCCACCTACCTTGATCTTGGAGGCGCTTCCGCCACGTACTTTGATCTTGGAGGCGCTTCCGCCACGTACCTTGATCTTGGAGGCGCTTCCGCCACCTACCTTGATCTTGGAGGCGCTTCTGCCACTTACCCGGATCTTGGAGGCGCTTCCGCCACCAACCTTGATCTTGGAGGCGCTTCCGCCAACTACCCTGATCTTTGA